In a single window of the Tellurirhabdus bombi genome:
- the uvsE gene encoding UV DNA damage repair endonuclease UvsE, producing the protein MNESETTRMNIGYACINLTLHTEGITTNRGMIKRTYSEKGIQYASELALKNVQDLLRIVNWNIENDIKIFRVTSDLFPWASEYKLAQLPDFTEIRNLLEEIGKRPIRLTTHPGPFNKLAGEGTTLANTIVDLETHSEIFDWMGLPASHWNKINIHVGGAYGDKAATLQKFIRNFSLLSANLQKRLTVENDDKAGLYTIGELYPLHEAVGIPLVFDYFHHRLYPGNQTQQEAFEMAYSTWDVRPIFHYSDSRKDNEDPSCKREAHSDWVYGEINTYGKDVDIMLETKMKDLSVRQYWEKFGQPQL; encoded by the coding sequence ATGAACGAATCGGAAACAACCAGAATGAATATCGGGTATGCCTGCATAAACTTGACGCTGCACACAGAAGGAATCACCACCAATCGGGGGATGATCAAGCGGACGTACAGCGAAAAAGGAATTCAATACGCCTCTGAACTGGCTCTGAAGAATGTTCAGGATTTACTGCGGATTGTTAACTGGAACATCGAAAACGATATAAAGATCTTTCGCGTAACGTCTGATCTTTTCCCCTGGGCGTCAGAATATAAGCTGGCGCAGTTACCCGATTTTACGGAAATTCGGAATTTGCTGGAAGAAATTGGCAAACGTCCCATTCGACTAACGACGCATCCGGGGCCGTTCAACAAGCTGGCGGGAGAAGGCACCACGCTGGCCAATACCATTGTCGATCTGGAAACGCATTCGGAGATTTTTGACTGGATGGGCTTACCCGCCTCGCACTGGAATAAAATCAACATCCACGTGGGCGGTGCTTACGGCGATAAAGCCGCGACGCTGCAAAAATTCATCCGAAATTTTAGTCTTTTATCCGCAAATCTGCAAAAGCGCCTGACCGTCGAAAACGACGATAAGGCGGGTTTGTACACCATTGGAGAGCTTTATCCGCTGCACGAGGCCGTCGGCATACCGCTGGTTTTCGATTATTTCCACCACCGCCTTTATCCAGGCAACCAAACCCAACAGGAAGCTTTCGAAATGGCTTATTCAACCTGGGATGTTCGCCCTATTTTCCATTATTCCGATTCGCGAAAAGACAACGAAGACCCAAGCTGCAAGCGGGAAGCGCATTCCGATTGGGTTTATGGGGAGATCAATACATACGGAAAAGATGTGGATATCATGCTGGAAACCAAGATGAAAGATCTGTCCGTCCGGCAATATTGGGAAAAATTCGGGCAGCCCCAACTCTAA
- a CDS encoding NADPH-dependent FMN reductase produces the protein MITIVSSTNRRDNKSIQVAYYYQNLLSQKGVESRILDLTELPSDFIETALYGSKNERFNELRYIMETAEKYVFVIPEYNNSFPGVLKAFIDGLSYPNALAHKKCALVGISDGVQGNALGLSHITDVFNYLGMHVMAQKVRIPLMKKNFLDHEIQDAFIRKLVDEQAELFLHF, from the coding sequence ATGATAACGATCGTTTCCTCTACCAACCGTCGTGATAACAAATCGATTCAGGTTGCCTATTATTACCAAAATCTGCTGAGTCAGAAAGGGGTTGAATCCCGCATTCTTGACCTGACGGAACTGCCTTCCGATTTTATCGAAACGGCGCTTTACGGTAGCAAAAATGAGCGTTTCAACGAACTCCGGTATATCATGGAGACGGCAGAAAAATACGTTTTTGTGATTCCGGAATATAACAACTCGTTTCCGGGCGTTCTGAAAGCGTTTATCGATGGCTTAAGTTATCCAAACGCGCTGGCGCATAAAAAATGTGCCTTAGTAGGTATTTCAGACGGTGTGCAGGGAAATGCCTTGGGGCTGAGCCATATAACCGACGTTTTCAACTACCTTGGCATGCACGTAATGGCGCAGAAAGTTCGAATTCCGCTCATGAAGAAAAACTTCCTGGACCATGAAATTCAGGATGCCTTTATCCGGAAGCTGGTTGATGAGCAAGCGGAGCTGTTTCTGCATTTTTAG